Proteins encoded by one window of Oreochromis niloticus isolate F11D_XX linkage group LG17, O_niloticus_UMD_NMBU, whole genome shotgun sequence:
- the kank4 gene encoding KN motif and ankyrin repeat domain-containing protein 4: MMDKKSANGFQSKAGEGGVQRKQLPYSVETPYGFHLDLDFLKYVDDIEKGNTIKRVHIQRRVKGPPKFSTLPRNFSLPGHGVRPPPKEKDSTWSGTSTLGPKPKSRVTEVQQIFDFRANEGVTSSLSSRVTTSQGTSYVSTKPKDEVGAGARGVEDKTGGIQIQSRPNLLRASSMPITLQQRKSSDSSSPDRTVGTPENGSTENMFRASPDVTERRCVPQDRAGLHQQITVALKRVRELEEQVKTIPELKAQICSLREEREQLLLQLQAQAKAQASKLSTTVPTGYDPRTNNQSQGQRPSQEMKLVLKTQPIGRLEDTSLGPSKQATGKEKQGETEKTNVLLSEVESSAQGERSMSSAQEVERQSLQLDIPDKLKETESPLGQTVQKLPRDISGEELLSITVALKETETAAKEGKPKDPDDMQKLQEKLTILEAKLIKASQELERTNSLLKQQVEENKLKEERILQLSEGTRVEVCTAHERPRRESIDTGTVTERIDFTHQETETESPGTVDQGTDTDKICIEVCIPKQQTKSTDQGPVTGKADTHDQETEMEAAIAAASPPRPRANSMERGTLTESIITLDQMTETPVAERVNQVTETEGEMVTDHPQRPRASSVDRGTETERVGTVDRVTETEVAQRADQQTETEMERRHDNNPARSVEAESQVSENAGSQRDEVVLSERTEDRETYERIQRESERLVAEVLSESSAAAVESIKTLDVVRKNEECASSAAKAGENKIKVSSEQDDSETKEITEVVETRPAAPETTEKKETGAGEVMSAAVKETVATDTVAVTDGNSAVKTAAPVRPQRGRKPSVEQAQPSPPQLQVVPVRPRRGSSETQSQPQTKTQPQVQEQSAAQLEARSPEQLSETQVKHQTPSVPQVEDHTIAKKPPGESGEKQSESRLQTQTVSPGSSEVQVRPKSIQALSQTSAPRRDSKELKAPQRVSGASHTPRRGSGEAQIQPPRQASSDAQTQPQGSRRSSSEAQAPQKDASETQSLRRGSSEAAQRRGSSEAQGSRRDPGEAQPPRRGSSESPTSPAALGQVVTRITGLLGEQWAHLGSSSGAQQTASQQESTSTQKKTTGKRAEAGKATSAKPAGKAAPAAAATGKPAGKPGTSKMSSIQSQLVSSLSVLSAFYSPSQKAAAASKQQEQGLKSIMKKNGAAGKQGNKGAKKNLKFVGVNGGYETTSSEESSGDEKSNVEVEEEDSSEPEVEKEPEKEPEKQPEEGAEAQRKDAEVPAEGGSAVAQEKETERGLLDPESGQELLEEQAEGGKVDKGFIDACLYVKDRMEEVSSPDKEMRQVLVVLYQEWFRVSSQKDSQADTVRLYLRQVGMTTPTLLPYVVNLTDGNGNMALHYSVSHSNFPVVKLLLDTGLCETDNFNKAGYTPVMLAALTAAESPDDLEVAQQLLKVGDVNARSRQAGQTALMLAVSHGRVAMVKLLLSCGADVNAQDREGSTALMCASEHGHTHIARLLLETGRCDTSLKDKNGQTALLVAEGASQQDIIDLLKANAEVQTSESTSTADLL; encoded by the exons atgatggacaagaaaagtg CCAATGGCTTTCAGTCCAAGGCCGGTGAGGGTGGTGTTCAAAGGAAGCAGCTGCCCTACTCAGTGGAGACTCCCTATGGCTTCCACCTGGATCTTGATTTCCTCAAGTATGTTGATGATATTGAAAAAGGCAACACAATCAAAAGGGTCCACATTCAGCGCAGGGTAAAGGGCCCACCTAAATTCAGCACTCTGCCTAGAAATTTTAGTCTTCCTGGGCATGGAGTAAGGCCTCCCCCAAAGGAAAAGGACAGTACTTGGTCTGGGACGTCTACCCTGGGTCCCAAGCCTAAATCACGAGTGACAGAGGTTCAACAGATCTTTGACTTCCGAGCAAATGAAGGCGTGACTTCAAGCCTGAGCAGCAGGGTGACCACGAGTCAAGGAACTAGCTATGTTTCAACTAAACCCAAAGATGAAGTAGGTGCGGGGGCTCGCGGTGTTGAAGACAAAACTGGGGGGATTCAGATTCAGAGTCGTCCAAATCTGCTCAGAGCATCGAGCATGCCCATCACGCTACAGCAGCGTAAGAGTTCAGATTCGAGCAGTCCTGACCGTACCGTGGGAACACCAGAAAACGGCTCAACAGAGAACATGTTCCGGGCTTCACCAGACGTAACAGAAAGACGCTGTGTTCCCCAAGATCGGGCAGGTCTTCACCAGCAGATTACTGTTGCACTGAAGCGGGTCAGAGAGCTAGAGGAACAGGTCAAAACCATCCCAGAACTGAAAGCTCAGATCTGCTCTTTGAGGGAGGAGCGGGAGCAGCTGCTTCTTCAGCTACAAGCACAAGCCAAGGCCCAGGCTTCCAAATTATCTACTACAGTACCAACAGGTTACGATCCTAGGACAAATAATCAGTCGCAAGGACAGAGACCTTCACAGGAGATGAAGTTAGTCCTAAAGACTCAACCCATTGGACGTTTAGAAGACACAAGTCTTGGGCCATCAAAGCAAGCTACAGGGAAGGAGAAACAAGGTGAGACAGAGAAAACTAACGTGTTACTATCTGAAGTGGAGAGCTCGGCACAAGGAGAACGTAGCATGTCGTCAGCACAAGAAGTGGAGAGACAATCACTGCAGTTGGACATACCTGACAAACTAAAAGAAACAGAGAGTCCACTGGGACAGACAGTGCAAAAACTGCCACGAGACATTTCAGGGGAGGAATTACTATCTATCACAGTGGctttaaaagaaacagagacTGCAGCAAAAGAAGGAAAACCAAAGGATCCAGATGATATGCAGAAGTTGCAGGAGAAGCTAACGATACTAGAGGCTAAACTTATTAAGGCCAGCCAGGAGCTAGAGAGAACTAATTCTCTTTTGAAACAGCAAGTAGAGGAGAACAAGCTAAAAGAGGAGAGAATACTACAACTGAGTGAGGGAACGAGGGTGGAGGTTTGCACCGCACATGAACGTCCAAGAAGGGAGAGCATTGACACAGGGACAGTGACAGAAAGGATAGATTTTACCCACCAAGAAACAGAGACAGAATCGCCTGGTACTGTAGATCAGGGGACAGACACTGATAAAATATGCATTGAAGTGTGCATACCAAAACAACAGACTAAAAGTACAGATCAAGGACCGGTGACGGGAAAAGCTGACACGCATGACCAGGAGACAGAGATGGAGGCGGCGATAGCAGCGGCAAGTCCACCGAGGCCCAGAGCCAACAGCATGGAACGGGGCACACTAACCGAGAGCATCATCACTCTGGATCAGATGACCGAGACCCCCGTGGCCGAAAGGGTAAACCAAGTCACAGAAACAGAAGGCGAGATGGTGACGGACCATCCTCAGAGACCGAGGGCCAGCAGTGTTGACAGAGGGACAGAGACAGAAAGGGTGGGCACTGTGGACAGAGTGACAGAGACAGAGGTAGCCCAGAGAGCAGACCAGCAGACTGagacagagatggagagacgTCATGACAACAACCCAGCCAGAAGTGTCGAAGCAGAGAGTCAGGTTAGTGAGAACGCAGGCAGCCAAAGAGACGAAGTAGTGTTGAGCGAAAGAACAGAAGACAGGGAAACATACGAAAGAATTCAAAGAGAGAGTGAACGTTTAGTTGCTGAGGTTTTATCAGAAAGCTCAGCGGCAGCTGTAGAAAGCATAAAAACTTTAGATGTTGTTAGGAAGAATGAAGAGTGCGCCAGTTCAGCTGCTAAAGCGGGAGAAAATAAGATTAAAGTGAGTTCTGAACAAGATGACtcagaaacaaaagaaattacAGAAGTGGTTGAAACAAGACCAGCTGCCCCTGAGACTacagagaagaaagaaacaggAGCCGGGGAGGTTATGTCTGCAGCAGTCAAAGAAACTGTAGCCACTGACACTGTTGCAGTAACTGATGGAAATTCAGCTGTGAAGACAGCAGCTCCTGTAAGACCACAAAGAGGCAGGAAACCCTCAGTGGAGCAAGCGCAGCCGTCACCTCCTCAACTTCAGGTGGTGCCTGTGCGTCCTCGTAGGGGATCCAGTGAAACTCAGAGCCAGCCGCAGACGAAAACCCAGCCCCAGGTGCAGGAACAGAGTGCAGCTCAGCTTGAAGCTCGGTCCCCAGAACAGCTCTCTGAAACACAGGTGAAACATCAAACACCGTCTGTGCCTCAGGTTGAGGACCACACTATAGCAAAGAAACCTCCTGGAGAGTCTGGAGAGAAGCAGTCTGAATCTCGGCTTCAGACTCAGACCGTGTCTCCGGGCTCTAGTGAAGTCCAAGTCAGGCCTAAATCAATTCAAGCCCTATCTCAAACGTCTGCACCTCGGCGTGACTCAAAAGAGCTGAAAGCACCGCAGAGGGTGTCTGGTGCATCACACACTCCTAGACGGGGATCGGGAGAAGCCCAGATCCAACCACCGCGCCAAGCATCGAGCGATGCTCAAACTCAACCTCAGGGTTCACGTAGAAGCTCCAGTGAGGCTCAGGCCCCTCAGAAAGATGCCAGTGAGACACAGTCACTGCGCAGAGGTTCCAGTGAAGCAGCTCAGCGCCGTGGCTCAAGCGAAGCCCAGGGTTCACGTCGCGACCCCGGGGAGGCCCAGCCTCCTCGAAGAGGCTCCAGTGAATCACCAACATCTCCTGCAGCTTTGGGTCAAGTTGTAACTCGGATAACGGGGCTGCTAGGAGAGCAGTGGGCACATCTCGGAAGCAGCTCTGGCGCTCAGCAAACAGCCAGCCAGCAGGAGAGCACGAGCACACAGAAAAAGACGACAGGGAAAAGAGCGGAGGCTGGAAAGGCAACGTCAGCCAAGCCAGCGGGGAAAGCagccccagcagcagcagcgacagGGAAACCAGCAGGGAAACCTGGTACTTCCAAAATGAGCTCCATTCAGAGCCAACTGGTCAGCTCCCTCAGTGTCCTCTCTGCCTTCTACTCCCCAAGCCAGAAAGCGGCTGCTGCCAGCAAACAGCAAGAACAAG GTCTCAAATCCATCATGAAGAAAAATGGTGCAGCAGGCAAGCAGGGGAACAAGGGAGCCAAGAAAAACCTGAAGTTTGTGGGGGTGAATGGAGG ATATGAGACGACATCCAGTGAAGAGTCCAGTGGAGATGAGAAGTCAAATGTGGAGGTAGAAGAGGAAGATAGCTCAGAACCAGAAGTGGAGAAGGAGCCTGAGAAGGAGCCTGAGAAGCAGCCCGAGGAGGGAGCAGAAGCCCAGAGAAAAGATGCAGAGGTCCCAGCTGAGGGAGGAAGTGCTGTAGCTCAAGAGAAGGAGACTGAAAGAGGTCTGCTGGATCCAGAAAGTGGCCAGGAGCTCCTGGAAGAGCAGGCTGAAGG GGGAAAAGTCGACAAGGGGTTTATAGATGCATGCCTTTACGTAAAGGACCGCATGGAGGAGGTTTCATCCCCAGATAAAGAAATG CGCCAGGTTTTAGTGGTGCTCTACCAGGAGTGGTTCAGAGTCTCCAGTCAAAAAGACTCCCAGGCAGATACTGTCAGATTATACCTGCGACAAGTGGGGATGACCACACCCACTCTCCTGCCATATGTTGTTAACTTGACAGACGGCAATGGGAATATGGCTCTTCACTACAGCGTGTCACACTCCAACTTCCCTGTGGTCAAACTGCTGCTGGATACCG GCCTGTGCGAAACAGACAATTTCAATAAGGCAGGCTATACTCCAGTGATGCTGGCTGCACTGACGGCTGCTGAGAGCCCCGATGATCTTGAAGTGGCACAGCAACTGTTGAAAGTGGGAGATGTCAACGCACGCTCCAGACAG GCGGGCCAGACAGCACTCATGCTTGCGGTGAGCCATGGCCGCGTTGCCATGGTGAAGCTGCTCCTGAGCTGCGGCGCGGATGTAAATGCCCAGGACCGCGAGGGCTCGACGGCCCTGATGTGTGCCAGCGAGCACGGGCACACGCACATCGCTCGCCTGCTGCTGGAGACAGGTCGTTGCGATACCAGCCTCAAAGATAAG aaCGGTCAGACAGCTCTGTTGGTGGCAGAAGGAGCCTCTCAACAAGACATAATAGACCTTCTGAAGGCCAACGCTGAGGTCCAAACCTCAGAGTCCACAAGCACCGCAGACCTCCTCTGA